Proteins co-encoded in one Acidiferrobacterales bacterium genomic window:
- a CDS encoding nucleoside triphosphate pyrophosphohydrolase family protein produces the protein MSKDSYEQMLDAVRRFHTKHDFENTGGHDLRFRVALMAEELGEISAAVTKGKGTESLSEECADLLILLLGTSIAADFDLNDAFWAKMTRILEREGRIIDGTLRVSDFES, from the coding sequence ATGAGCAAGGATTCTTACGAGCAAATGCTGGATGCGGTAAGACGGTTCCACACCAAGCACGACTTTGAAAATACCGGCGGGCACGACCTGCGGTTTCGGGTCGCGTTGATGGCTGAGGAGCTTGGAGAGATTTCTGCTGCAGTGACCAAGGGTAAAGGCACCGAATCCCTGTCCGAGGAGTGTGCGGACTTGTTGATCCTGCTGCTCGGCACTTCAATTGCGGCTGACTTTGACCTGAATGATGCGTTTTGGGCGAAAATGACCAGAATCCTTGAACGCGAGGGCAGGATCATCGATGGGACCTTGCGGGTCTCGGACTTTGAATCCTGA
- the glyS gene encoding glycine--tRNA ligase subunit beta yields the protein MNFQKIIFSLNEFWAENGCVILQPYDMEVGAGTFHPATFLAAIGPEPSRSAYVQPSRRPTDGRYGENPNRLQHYFQYQVVLKPSPIDFQDLYIESLARLGIDPLRDDIRFVEDDWESPTLGAWGLGWEVWLNGMEITQVTYFQQVGGLECRPVTGEITYGLERIAMYVQGVDNVFDLRWNDRFGYGDLHLQNEQEQSSYNFEHADTEELFRRFDACEAQCRKLVGFGLSLPAYEQTLQASHTFNLLDARRVIGVTERARFIGRVRALARDVAATYYNSLQDKQFPNLRHREKTIATESSPSVGKPVSDRPGTARPLLLEIGTEELPPDAIHRLGSTLDRELRKELLETGLVDSLDVKSEWHATPRRLAVVINDVRSRREDITRPRRGPAVSRAYDKDGKPTQAAIGFATACGVTPSELVVTESEKGSFVSCEIVEPGRDADELVPDCVTRAISRLPVPKRMRWADYDSEFVRPVHWLVLLHGDDVIPCEVFAVQSGRLSRGHRFHVNDPVTIPAASAYREVLLEHGRVVTDWHERKNMIRDQMDVLLKAFDAVAPDDEELLDQVTNLVELPHAFCGSFDESFLKLPPEVLITSMRHHQKFFPMFDEAGNLTNRFIGVANIELADADIESRVAKGNERVLRARLSDAKFFWQQDCRTTLASKAAMLNDLMFHKSLGSVFAKTQRIEMLAAFIASKLEADGHEAQRAAQLAKVDLVTEMVGEFPNLQGVMGGYYAQFDAESPAVAKAVEEHYKPRNVTDSLPGSSAGRVIAIADRLDSIAGLMAAGERVRGDRDPYSLRRSAIAILRIIIECGTDLDLIELLQQSVAVYLDQKGQPGSAIQVSADDGLVREIFEFMLERLRAYYLDQGYRADEFAAVYELRPPRPLEFDKRIRAVRQFRELVEYSDLIAANKRISNILRQSGDSDIAEVDPDLLADDSERRLYEDAVKLHARIAPLVSESQHGEILLKLSVLRDPIDRFFDDVMVMDENPEVRRNRVALVRFVSGLFREVAELSLLKPAKV from the coding sequence ACATCGAATCTCTGGCCCGTTTGGGGATTGATCCGCTCAGGGACGACATCAGGTTCGTTGAGGATGACTGGGAGTCTCCGACTCTGGGGGCCTGGGGCCTGGGCTGGGAGGTGTGGCTGAATGGAATGGAAATCACGCAGGTCACCTATTTTCAGCAGGTCGGGGGGCTTGAGTGCAGGCCTGTAACCGGCGAGATCACCTACGGACTTGAGCGAATCGCGATGTATGTGCAAGGAGTCGACAACGTATTTGACCTGCGCTGGAACGACCGCTTCGGTTACGGCGACCTGCACCTGCAAAATGAGCAGGAACAGTCAAGCTACAATTTCGAACATGCCGATACTGAAGAGCTTTTCCGACGTTTCGATGCCTGTGAGGCGCAATGCAGGAAACTGGTTGGATTTGGGCTGTCGTTACCGGCTTACGAACAGACACTTCAGGCATCACATACGTTCAACCTGCTGGATGCCAGACGGGTCATCGGGGTAACCGAACGGGCCCGGTTTATCGGACGCGTCAGGGCACTTGCACGCGATGTCGCGGCGACTTACTACAACAGTCTGCAAGACAAGCAGTTTCCGAATTTACGACACCGCGAAAAGACCATCGCAACCGAAAGCAGTCCGTCGGTCGGAAAACCCGTATCCGATCGGCCAGGTACAGCTCGACCCCTGCTTTTGGAAATCGGTACCGAGGAACTTCCCCCTGATGCGATTCATCGACTGGGTTCGACCCTGGACCGTGAGTTGAGAAAGGAATTGCTGGAAACGGGACTGGTCGATTCGCTGGACGTCAAGTCCGAATGGCATGCCACCCCCCGGCGACTGGCTGTTGTGATCAATGACGTTCGCTCGCGTCGCGAGGACATCACTCGACCGCGACGAGGACCTGCGGTCTCGCGGGCCTACGACAAGGATGGCAAACCGACCCAGGCGGCAATCGGTTTCGCGACTGCATGCGGCGTGACTCCCAGCGAATTGGTGGTGACAGAATCGGAGAAAGGCAGTTTCGTATCCTGTGAGATTGTTGAGCCGGGCCGTGATGCGGACGAGCTCGTGCCGGATTGCGTAACCCGCGCGATATCCAGATTGCCGGTACCAAAACGAATGCGCTGGGCGGACTACGACAGTGAGTTTGTCCGCCCGGTTCACTGGCTCGTGCTGCTGCACGGCGACGATGTCATTCCGTGCGAAGTTTTTGCGGTACAGTCCGGTCGACTGAGTCGCGGTCATCGGTTTCACGTGAACGATCCCGTCACAATCCCTGCCGCGTCCGCATACCGCGAAGTACTGCTTGAACACGGACGAGTGGTGACTGATTGGCATGAACGCAAGAACATGATCCGGGACCAGATGGATGTTCTGCTCAAGGCGTTCGACGCGGTCGCCCCTGACGATGAGGAATTGCTGGATCAGGTGACCAATCTGGTTGAGCTGCCACACGCCTTTTGCGGGTCGTTTGACGAATCGTTCCTCAAACTTCCGCCGGAAGTCCTGATTACATCAATGCGGCACCATCAGAAATTTTTTCCGATGTTTGACGAAGCGGGCAATCTGACCAACCGATTCATCGGTGTTGCCAACATTGAGCTTGCCGATGCTGACATTGAATCCCGGGTAGCCAAAGGCAACGAACGTGTTTTGCGGGCGAGACTTTCCGATGCCAAATTCTTCTGGCAACAGGACTGTCGTACAACGCTTGCGAGCAAGGCCGCGATGCTCAATGATCTCATGTTTCACAAGTCGCTCGGATCTGTCTTTGCAAAAACGCAGCGCATTGAGATGCTGGCAGCATTTATCGCTTCGAAGCTCGAGGCGGATGGGCATGAGGCTCAAAGAGCAGCCCAGCTCGCCAAAGTGGATCTAGTCACAGAAATGGTCGGTGAATTTCCGAACTTACAGGGTGTGATGGGCGGCTATTATGCCCAGTTTGACGCGGAATCACCGGCGGTCGCCAAAGCTGTCGAGGAGCATTACAAGCCGCGAAATGTAACGGACTCGCTGCCTGGCTCCAGTGCAGGCAGGGTGATCGCTATCGCAGATCGACTGGATTCGATCGCGGGGCTGATGGCAGCCGGTGAACGAGTGCGAGGTGATCGCGACCCTTATTCGCTGAGGCGCTCGGCGATTGCAATCCTTCGAATTATCATTGAGTGCGGTACCGATCTGGACCTGATCGAGTTGCTGCAGCAGTCGGTCGCCGTATATCTGGATCAGAAGGGACAGCCGGGCAGTGCGATACAGGTATCCGCGGACGATGGGCTGGTACGGGAAATTTTCGAGTTCATGCTTGAGCGTCTCAGAGCTTACTACCTTGACCAGGGGTATCGTGCGGACGAGTTTGCAGCGGTCTACGAATTGCGTCCGCCGCGTCCGCTCGAATTCGACAAGCGGATTCGGGCAGTGCGTCAGTTCAGGGAACTGGTCGAGTATTCCGATCTGATTGCGGCCAACAAGCGGATCAGCAATATCCTGCGTCAGAGCGGGGATTCGGACATCGCCGAGGTGGATCCTGATCTTTTGGCTGATGATTCCGAACGGCGACTTTATGAGGATGCCGTGAAACTGCATGCCCGGATCGCTCCCTTGGTCAGCGAATCCCAGCATGGCGAGATTCTACTCAAGCTCTCCGTGCTGCGCGATCCGATTGACCGGTTTTTCGACGATGTGATGGTTATGGATGAAAATCCTGAAGTTCGCAGGAATCGTGTTGCGCTGGTGAGATTTGTAAGCGGTCTTTTTCGCGAGGTCGCAGAATTATCGCTTCTCAAGCCCGCCAAGGTGTAA